Part of the Fretibacterium sp. OH1220_COT-178 genome is shown below.
CCGACATTACAATCATGGTCACGGACACAAACCTTTTCCTCATCCCTCTACACTCTTTCCTTCACATTGAAAATGTGATACTTTTCCCGCTCAGACAATATGAGGTGCCATGTCAACGTTAATGTCGCGGATCGGTGGATTTCTCCACCCACCCGATCGCCGGTCGCACCAGGCGAGGACGCAGGCAATGAGCGGGACGGTCTCTTGAAAGATCACCAGAGTGGTGCGGATATCTATCTGCATGGAATTCGGGTTGAGGGAGGCAACGTATCCCCACAGGGCCCACAGCGCGCCCGCGGCGCTCGCGGTCAACACGAGGGGCGCCCAGCGTCTTCGATACAGCGCCAGGTATCCACCCACGATGAGCAAAGCAGGGAATACCCGCATGCCCCACCACGATGGAGAGAGCAGCCAGAAACGGAGCTCCACCTTGGGGATCCACAGGAGGATGCTGGTGGCTATGCTGAGCAGGAGGGACGCACCTGCGGCCGCGCTTGCGGCCAGGGCCGAGCGGCGATCCCTCCTCGGGAGGAGGAACAGGCAGAGCATGACGAGCAAGGCATTGAGGAACGGCAGGGTCGCCCCCAGGCTCAAGGAACCCGGATTCTGTCGGAAATCGGCCCACGTCATGACCCAAGAGATGCAGTCCGCCAACGGATAGAGGAAGGCTATGGCGTAGGCACTCCACGCAAGGGAGGACTCCTCCGCCCCGGCAGCTCGGGACCGTTCGTCCAGGCGGCGGCCCGTATGGAGGACGGCCAGGAACAGCACCATCAGGAGCACGTTTGCCAAGACGTGCAAGATGTATAACGCTCCCAGGCCGATTGCTACCATCATGGATTCGCCCATGATTGCACGGAGCACTGCCGTGGCCGTGTATGCCGCATACATGAAGGCCTCGTAGTAGGCATAAGCCACGAGGACCCTCGGCGAGGCGAACGGGGCCAGGCTGTAGAGGTATGCGGCGCAGGGCAGAAGACAGGCGAGCAGGTGAGTGCCCGTCCTGCCGATGCTGTCGTATGCCGTCATCCTCAGGAGTACGCTCAGGAGAGTGCCCGTGCCGAAGAACTCGTTGAGGCAGACGAGGATCGTGCTCGCCAGGAGCAGCCGCCGGAGCCTCCTTTGGAGCGTCGACGCCCCCGGGAGGCCGCCGACCGCCTCGGACGCGAGCTCGCCGGATCCAAGCTCATCGAACCGCACCGGCCTCGAAGAACGTGCATCCAGGTACGCAAACAGGAACGCGGCGACGGCGGAAGCGTAGCCCATGGCCACAAAAGCCTCGAACACCGTCATAGTTGAGAACCGCAGTTCTCCATACTGCGGGGAATACGTCAGGAAATATCGCAGAAAAGGGATATCGGCAAGCTGGTACAGAGCGCCCGCCGCACCGATGCAGAGCAGCGGCCAAGCGCGTCGGTTCCGGCGCAGCGCCAGGTAGCCGCCCGTGAGGAGGGGAAGCCACAGGCACCGATAGCCCCACCAATGCCCCGAGGTCAGCAGGCGGAGCATCCTTCGCAGGGACTCCGGGTCCTCGTTGGCGAAGTAGAACGAGTAGAGGTAGAGCCCTTGATTCAAAAGCTCATAGACGCCAACTCCAATGCTCAGGGCCAGAGCCGCACGACGGTCTCGCCGGATGTGCAGGAGAAAGGCAACCGCGGCGGCTACCGCCAGGACGGACAGCGGCCAGAGGCCTTGTTCCCCGCCCTGGAACCACAAGGCAATTCTCACAAAGGTGTCCCCCAATGTGCAGCCAAACGAGAGTATCCACGCCCAGAGCGCAAATCGGCTGATGGAATACCTGTTTTCCGGCGCATTCCACGCTTCGTTCATCTTTGTCACTCCTTTAGTCGCCGATATTTGGGATCATGCCCTGCGTATCCCTCTCCCAGCAGGATACGCCATAATCGAGTTTAGCATGTTCGAGCCATGAAAAGAACCTTCTGCACAGAACGGCGTCTCGGGAACGGGCCTTTTGCAGCCGGATTACCGCGGTGCTCGGGAAATCGAACCGGCGTTGACTTTCTCAAAAAGAAACATTAGCCTCATAAATGTTGTACTTAGCAAACACGAAGGGGCTTCCTCTTTGGGCGCCCAAGGCAAAGGAGGTTGGTTCAGATATGGTCGATCAAAATATGGATGAGAACAGGAAAACGCAGGGTGAGCTCGATTTCAGGAGCCCCATCTCGGAGACGGCGCTCCTGACGCTGTACTTCAAGGCGCAGGAGACCCGAGGCCCCGACCGTATCATCGAGGACCCCAAGGTGGTCGAGATCTTGGAGAAAATCGGCGTGGACATGTCCCGATTCCGGGGCAAGAGGATGTCGCAGGTGGGGACGGTCATCCGCACGCGCCGCTTCGACCGCCAGACGCGGCGCATCCTTGCGGAATGGGACAAGCCTGTGGTCGTGTACCTAGCCTGCGGGCTGGACGACTATTTCCTGCGGACGGACTCGGGCAAGGGCGTCCAGGTGGACCTGGACCTTCCGGACATCATGGCCGTGAGGGAGCGTTTCCTTCCGGGCTCGGAGCGCAACCCGCAGAATGGGCGGCGAGGGCCTCCTTCACCGCGCATACGTCTAACAGCCCGCCGACGCCCAGCAGATTGTGTCCGCAGCCGTACCCCGGGGCCTTCGGCGCCGCGGCCTCGATGCTGGCGCTCGCGGTCTGGGACATCCCGGCCAGGGCGTCGTACTCGCCCAGAATGCCGATGGTCGGCCCGCCGTTTCCCCACTCTGTCATGAAGGCGGTCGACATATCACCCTTCTGGTGTCGTTGTTCTGAGATAATGTAGCTGCGCTAAACCTTCGGTCCACCCTATAAGTAGTCAGAGAAAAAGTCACCCCCCTCCCCCCGCGGCAGGCAGGTCTTTTGGTAATGTTCGGATATGGAGCAGGAGCGAGTGGCATTGTCACAAAAAGAGATCAAGCGCATCAAGGTCATGGAGCTGTTAGTCAATGGGAGGATGACCAATCAGGAAGCAGCGGAGTCCCTGGGCCTCTGTCGGAGGCAGAACGTTTGTGGAACACCATGCAGGACA
Proteins encoded:
- a CDS encoding class I SAM-dependent methyltransferase, with protein sequence MDENRKTQGELDFRSPISETALLTLYFKAQETRGPDRIIEDPKVVEILEKIGVDMSRFRGKRMSQVGTVIRTRRFDRQTRRILAEWDKPVVVYLACGLDDYFLRTDSGKGVQVDLDLPDIMAVRERFLPGSERNPQNGRRGPPSPRIRLTARRRPADCVRSRTPGPSAPRPRCWRSRSGTSRPGRRTRPECRWSARRFPTLS